The following proteins are encoded in a genomic region of Candidatus Leptovillus gracilis:
- a CDS encoding tetratricopeptide repeat protein, whose amino-acid sequence MSKPLGPTHPDTASSLNNLGYLLQAMGQLADARPYYERALAIFEQALGPTHPDTASSLNNLGALLQAMGQLADARPYVERALSIREQALGPTHPDTASSLNNLGVLLRAMGQLADARPYYERALAIREQALGPTHPDTARSLNNLGYLLQAMGQLADARPYYERALAINEKAFGPDHPYIALSLSNLGLLLRGMGNYQEAQPCYERALHIFEKALGPDHPDVATTLNNLGLLLQAMDNDDEAKFYYERAFSISQKSLGLNHPNTRAIRENINSLQISGKKPIIKDKQRHSLENRRIELAEELHAVYKQRDFELSAANRMRLERHADELRTQIQAIQDAIRDKEGGVIGDVVTGSQYKTTIIGSQDSAIGDYATTVQSFPGRESRRKLVNIADLINKHFSLYELQDLCFILGMDYESLPGAGKVDKTRELIIYIERQDRVADLLAVCKDQRPHVRWE is encoded by the coding sequence TTGAGCAAGCCCCTCGGCCCCACCCATCCCGACACCGCCAGCAGCCTCAACAATCTCGGCTACCTCCTCCAGGCCATGGGCCAACTGGCCGACGCCCGGCCCTATTACGAACGCGCCCTGGCCATCTTTGAGCAAGCCCTCGGCCCCACCCATCCCGACACCGCCAGCAGCCTCAACAATCTCGGCGCACTCCTCCAGGCCATGGGCCAACTGGCCGACGCCCGGCCCTATGTCGAACGCGCCCTGTCCATCCGCGAGCAAGCCCTCGGCCCCACCCATCCCGACACCGCCAGCAGCCTCAACAATCTCGGCGTCCTCCTGAGGGCCATGGGCCAACTGGCCGACGCCCGGCCCTATTACGAACGCGCGCTAGCCATCCGCGAGCAAGCCCTCGGCCCCACCCATCCCGACACCGCCCGCAGCCTCAATAATCTCGGCTACCTCCTCCAGGCCATGGGCCAACTGGCCGACGCCCGGCCCTATTACGAACGCGCGCTAGCCATCAATGAGAAAGCGTTTGGCCCTGATCACCCTTATATAGCGCTTAGTCTCAGCAATTTAGGACTTCTGTTACGGGGTATGGGGAATTATCAAGAAGCACAACCTTGTTACGAACGGGCGCTTCATATTTTTGAAAAGGCACTGGGTCCTGATCATCCTGATGTTGCTACCACTCTTAACAATCTAGGCTTATTGTTGCAAGCGATGGACAACGATGATGAAGCAAAATTCTATTACGAGCGAGCTTTTTCCATCTCTCAGAAATCACTTGGTCTAAACCACCCTAACACTAGAGCTATAAGAGAAAATATCAATTCTTTACAAATAAGTGGAAAGAAGCCAATTATCAAGGACAAGCAACGCCATTCTTTAGAAAATCGTCGGATAGAACTAGCCGAAGAATTGCACGCTGTATATAAGCAAAGAGATTTTGAGCTGAGTGCCGCAAACCGGATGCGCTTGGAGCGTCATGCTGATGAATTGAGAACGCAAATACAAGCGATACAAGACGCTATCCGCGATAAAGAAGGAGGTGTCATTGGAGATGTAGTAACTGGATCACAGTATAAGACAACCATTATAGGCTCTCAAGATTCCGCCATCGGAGATTATGCCACCACTGTACAATCGTTTCCTGGTAGAGAATCACGTCGAAAACTGGTAAATATAGCAGATTTAATTAACAAGCATTTTTCTTTATATGAATTGCAGGACTTGTGTTTTATTTTGGGGATGGACTATGAATCCCTACCAGGAGCAGGAAAAGTGGACAAGACACGAGAATTGATAATCTATATAGAACGTCAAGATCGTGTAGCAGATTTACTTGCTGTTTGTAAAGATCAACGGCCGCACGTTAGGTGGGAATAA
- a CDS encoding AAA family ATPase: protein MQEEQETKNKEIPLLPYCKVVEQDDLKLALEVAYIAGSRIGGVLVSGHRGTGKSTMVRAFAQMMYGSLPITLPINATEDRVVGSYFVDKLLQGKGEWQEGLLVQANNKILYIDEVNLLDDHIVNIILDTAATGKLSIQRQGADKTVDTRFLLVGTMNPEEGHLRPQLRDRFGLMVQVTTKPASRAKILKTVLGFDIALAQYEKGELHEFVVNGRAEDAKKKNELEAAKARVHTLNMPDEVSQRCVAIAEKFEAVGHRGDYMMALAARALAAREGVDTTSLAHLQRVAPFVLAHRRPRREEWTEEDDKQLQSLFEQAEIA, encoded by the coding sequence ATGCAAGAAGAACAAGAAACAAAAAACAAGGAAATTCCCCTCTTGCCCTACTGCAAAGTTGTGGAGCAAGACGACTTGAAGCTCGCTTTGGAAGTGGCCTACATTGCTGGTTCCCGCATCGGCGGCGTACTGGTCAGCGGTCATCGCGGTACGGGTAAATCTACCATGGTGCGTGCCTTTGCGCAGATGATGTACGGCAGCCTGCCGATCACGCTGCCCATTAATGCTACCGAAGATCGGGTGGTGGGTAGTTACTTTGTGGATAAACTGTTGCAAGGCAAAGGTGAATGGCAAGAGGGATTGTTGGTGCAGGCCAACAACAAAATTCTCTACATTGACGAAGTCAATCTGTTGGATGACCATATCGTCAACATCATCCTGGACACAGCCGCGACTGGGAAGCTCTCTATTCAACGACAGGGGGCAGACAAAACAGTTGATACCCGCTTTCTACTAGTGGGCACGATGAACCCGGAAGAAGGGCATTTGCGGCCACAACTGCGTGACCGTTTCGGCCTGATGGTGCAGGTGACAACGAAGCCAGCCTCTCGCGCCAAGATATTGAAAACAGTATTGGGATTTGACATCGCCCTGGCGCAGTATGAAAAGGGGGAACTGCACGAGTTTGTTGTCAACGGCCGTGCTGAAGATGCTAAAAAGAAAAACGAGTTGGAAGCAGCCAAAGCCAGAGTCCATACTCTTAATATGCCAGATGAAGTTAGCCAGCGTTGTGTTGCCATAGCCGAGAAGTTTGAAGCGGTCGGCCATCGCGGTGATTATATGATGGCTTTGGCGGCGCGCGCCCTGGCTGCCCGCGAGGGCGTGGATACCACCTCACTGGCTCACTTGCAACGAGTCGCGCCTTTTGTACTGGCGCACCGTCGCCCACGCCGTGAAGAGTGGACGGAAGAAGATGATAAACAATTACAATCGCTTTTTGAGCAGGCAGAAATCGCCTGA